One region of Trinickia violacea genomic DNA includes:
- a CDS encoding CoA-binding protein, which yields MQTNPLDSEPLEFVPPHVETPCLFVDYSTMNERVILQNILERDRVIAVVGLSNLPHRPSHSVAAYMQAHGYRIVPINPAYANDSAGVLGERCYATLADAARALAEEQASIDMVNVFRRADDVLPVAADAVAIGAKSLWLQVGVVNEEAAALAVAAGLDVAMDVCVKVEHERVFGALHRAHAPAPRVPGQLVE from the coding sequence ATGCAGACGAATCCGCTCGATAGCGAGCCGTTGGAATTCGTGCCGCCGCATGTCGAGACACCCTGTCTTTTCGTCGACTACTCAACAATGAACGAGCGTGTAATTTTGCAGAACATTCTGGAGCGCGATCGCGTGATCGCGGTGGTTGGATTGTCGAATCTTCCGCATCGGCCGAGCCATTCGGTCGCCGCTTATATGCAGGCGCACGGCTATCGGATCGTGCCGATCAATCCCGCTTATGCAAACGATTCCGCCGGCGTGCTCGGGGAGCGCTGCTACGCGACGCTTGCGGATGCCGCGCGTGCGCTTGCCGAGGAGCAGGCGTCGATCGACATGGTCAACGTTTTCCGGCGCGCCGACGACGTGCTGCCGGTGGCCGCCGACGCCGTTGCGATCGGCGCAAAGTCCCTGTGGTTGCAAGTGGGCGTCGTCAACGAAGAGGCGGCGGCGCTCGCCGTGGCCGCGGGGCTCGATGTCGCGATGGACGTGTGCGTGAAAGTCGAGCATGAGCGCGTGTTCGGTGCGTTGCATCGCGCGCATGCGCCGGCGCCGCGCGTGCCGGGGCAACTGGTGGAGTGA
- a CDS encoding AMP-binding protein, with the protein MATQVPGGGALIAPVDGMSYVRGSTDIPLSEATIGQFLRDTAQRFPDRPAVVFREQGIRWTWQEFADEVDVVAAGFAALGIVKGDRVGIWSPNRVEWLLTQFATARIGAVLVNVNPAYRLAELEYALNKSGCKMIVCAERFKTSMYVEMLQALAPELAQQSPRELHIARLPHLRTVVRTCDTETAGMLCFSELVEMGRVARDSMTFDAIDATLSAHDPINIQFTSGTTGNPKGATLTHRNVVNNARHIAMAMRLSEADSLCIPVPLYHCFGMVLAVLACVSVGAAMVFPGEAFDPGATLAAVSDERCTALHGVPTMFITELDRPDFEIFDLTSLRTGIMAGAPCPVETMKRVMSRMHLSEITIAYGMTETSPVSFQTSTTDPVEKRTSTVGRVQPHLEAKVVDLSGQIVAVGETGELYVKGYSVMQGYWDDEERTRESVVDGWMRTGDLATIDADGYCNIVGRLKDMLIRGGENVYPREIEEFLFRHPKIQSVQVFGVPDPKYGEEICAWITLRAGESMTAEEVTEFCRGQIAHYKVPRYIRFVDEMPMTVTGKVQKFVMRERMIDELNRSTPPTA; encoded by the coding sequence ATGGCAACGCAGGTCCCAGGCGGCGGCGCGCTAATCGCGCCGGTCGACGGCATGTCCTATGTGCGCGGTTCCACCGATATCCCGCTGTCCGAGGCAACGATCGGGCAGTTTCTGCGCGACACCGCGCAACGTTTTCCGGATCGGCCGGCTGTCGTGTTTCGTGAGCAGGGCATTCGCTGGACTTGGCAGGAGTTTGCCGACGAAGTCGACGTGGTTGCGGCCGGGTTCGCAGCGCTTGGGATCGTCAAAGGGGATCGTGTCGGCATCTGGTCGCCGAATCGCGTCGAGTGGCTGCTGACGCAGTTCGCGACGGCACGCATCGGCGCCGTGCTCGTCAACGTCAATCCCGCCTATCGGCTCGCCGAGCTCGAGTACGCACTGAACAAGTCCGGCTGCAAGATGATCGTTTGCGCGGAGCGCTTCAAGACTTCGATGTATGTCGAGATGCTGCAAGCGCTCGCGCCGGAACTCGCGCAGCAGTCGCCGCGAGAATTGCATATCGCGCGCTTGCCCCATTTGCGCACGGTGGTACGGACCTGCGATACCGAGACGGCCGGCATGCTGTGCTTCTCGGAGCTGGTCGAGATGGGGCGCGTCGCGCGCGACAGCATGACGTTCGATGCAATCGATGCGACGCTTTCGGCGCATGACCCGATCAACATCCAGTTCACGAGCGGCACGACCGGCAATCCGAAGGGCGCGACGCTCACCCACCGGAACGTCGTCAACAACGCGCGCCATATCGCGATGGCGATGCGCTTGAGCGAAGCCGATTCGCTGTGCATTCCGGTGCCGCTGTATCACTGCTTCGGCATGGTGTTGGCGGTGCTTGCATGCGTGTCGGTAGGCGCAGCGATGGTGTTTCCCGGCGAGGCGTTCGACCCCGGCGCGACGCTCGCGGCGGTGTCCGATGAACGCTGCACCGCGTTGCACGGCGTGCCGACGATGTTCATCACCGAGCTGGACCGCCCGGACTTCGAGATCTTCGACTTGACGTCGCTGCGCACCGGCATCATGGCCGGCGCGCCGTGTCCGGTCGAAACGATGAAGCGCGTGATGTCGAGGATGCACTTGTCGGAAATCACGATCGCCTACGGCATGACCGAGACGAGCCCGGTGTCGTTTCAAACCTCGACGACCGATCCGGTCGAGAAGCGCACGAGCACGGTCGGCCGCGTTCAGCCGCATCTCGAGGCGAAGGTGGTCGATCTCTCCGGTCAGATCGTTGCGGTCGGCGAGACCGGCGAGCTGTACGTGAAGGGCTATTCCGTGATGCAAGGCTATTGGGACGACGAAGAGCGCACGCGCGAATCCGTCGTCGACGGCTGGATGCGCACCGGCGATCTGGCGACGATCGACGCCGACGGTTACTGCAACATCGTCGGCCGTCTCAAGGACATGCTGATTCGCGGCGGAGAAAACGTTTATCCGCGCGAGATCGAGGAATTTCTGTTTAGGCATCCGAAAATTCAGAGCGTCCAGGTGTTCGGCGTGCCCGATCCGAAGTACGGCGAGGAGATCTGCGCATGGATCACGCTGCGCGCCGGTGAATCGATGACCGCCGAAGAAGTGACGGAGTTCTGCCGCGGCCAGATCGCGCACTACAAGGTGCCGCGCTACATCCGCTTCGTCGACGAAATGCCGATGACGGTAACCGGTAAGGTGCAAAAATTCGTCATGCGCGAACGGATGATCGACGAACTGAATCGGTCGACGCCACCGACGGCGTAA
- a CDS encoding F0F1 ATP synthase subunit epsilon has protein sequence MATIKVDVVSAEEQIFSGPAKFVALPGEAGELGILPGHTPLITRIRPGAVRIEAENGEEEFVFVAGGILEVQPGAVTVLADTAIRGADLDQAKAEQARKRAEEALQNSGSNLEYATAQAELAYATAQLAAIERLRKLRGQR, from the coding sequence ATGGCAACCATCAAAGTAGACGTCGTCAGCGCGGAAGAGCAGATCTTCTCGGGCCCGGCGAAATTCGTCGCGCTGCCGGGCGAGGCGGGCGAGCTCGGCATTCTGCCGGGCCACACGCCGCTCATCACGCGGATTCGTCCGGGTGCGGTGCGCATCGAGGCTGAGAACGGCGAGGAAGAGTTCGTGTTCGTCGCGGGCGGCATTCTCGAAGTGCAGCCGGGCGCGGTGACGGTGCTGGCCGACACGGCGATTCGCGGTGCGGACCTCGACCAAGCCAAGGCCGAGCAGGCTCGCAAGCGTGCGGAAGAGGCGCTGCAGAACTCGGGCTCGAATCTCGAGTATGCAACCGCGCAAGCGGAGCTCGCGTACGCGACGGCTCAGCTTGCAGCCATCGAGCGTCTGCGCAAACTGCGCGGCCAACGCTGA